One genomic segment of Helicobacter enhydrae includes these proteins:
- a CDS encoding M3 family oligoendopeptidase — translation MQSLWNLDCLFASQKELEEKAKKLKIKAEDFEKNYKGKLAQQTDFPMILKQYESLCEGIASIQTYTFLLFAQNSDNGDIYAKYEMICNEIQALLLFFELEFCNLTQDKQNSFIQQSPDYAFYLQQLIAQKKHQLTLDQEQVVLELSPVGVGAFSRFFDEHLSRMRFQMKQNGKKIELGEEEILACLHSANRKERKKAQKLFTEKLQESRHFLTFVLNMIRKDLSIFTKMRQYPRKESFRHIDNCATQKSVDTLIEVVERNYKIVEDYYLQKRELLGVKKLKDYDRYAPISTDKKTQKIGYSEGLELVLQSFEEFSPIFAGIAKQALQEGWIDSHPRDKKRGGAFSHGCVPSAHPFVMLNHTDGRRDVFTIAHEFGHMVHQELSKKQGYLNMDTPLTTAETASVFGEMLLFDTLKNKVDKEELLSLYAGKIEDIFSTLFRQIVMTKFERKIHASEDELKSQDFDAIWIKENQKMFGKSIKLTKNYASWWSYIPHFIHSPFYCYAYSYGQLLVLALFGLYKESIANNKKEEFVKTYIEFLSAGGSRSPRDLIATFGFDIEDERFWEIGIKQIKILLEEFQALK, via the coding sequence ATGCAGAGTTTATGGAATCTAGATTGCCTTTTTGCTAGTCAAAAAGAGCTTGAAGAAAAAGCCAAAAAGCTAAAAATCAAAGCAGAGGATTTTGAGAAAAACTACAAAGGCAAACTCGCACAGCAGACTGATTTTCCGATGATTTTGAAACAATATGAGAGCTTGTGTGAGGGCATCGCCTCTATCCAAACTTACACCTTTTTGTTGTTCGCACAAAATAGCGACAATGGGGATATTTATGCAAAATATGAAATGATATGCAATGAGATTCAGGCTTTGCTTTTGTTCTTTGAGTTGGAGTTTTGCAATCTCACACAAGATAAGCAAAACAGCTTCATCCAACAATCTCCAGATTATGCTTTCTATCTCCAACAACTAATCGCACAAAAAAAACATCAACTCACTTTGGATCAAGAGCAGGTTGTTTTGGAGCTTTCACCCGTTGGGGTAGGGGCTTTTTCAAGATTTTTTGATGAACATCTAAGTCGTATGCGTTTTCAGATGAAACAAAATGGCAAAAAAATAGAGCTTGGCGAAGAAGAGATCTTGGCTTGTTTGCATTCTGCAAATCGCAAAGAACGCAAAAAGGCACAGAAACTTTTCACCGAGAAACTTCAAGAATCTCGACATTTTCTCACTTTTGTTTTGAATATGATTCGCAAAGATTTGAGCATTTTCACCAAAATGCGTCAATACCCTAGAAAAGAGAGTTTCCGTCATATTGATAATTGTGCGACTCAAAAAAGCGTGGATACTTTGATTGAAGTGGTAGAACGCAATTATAAAATCGTGGAAGATTATTACCTACAAAAAAGAGAGCTACTTGGTGTCAAAAAGCTCAAAGACTATGATCGCTATGCTCCAATTAGCACAGACAAAAAAACACAAAAGATTGGCTATAGCGAGGGGCTTGAGCTAGTATTGCAAAGCTTTGAGGAATTTTCCCCTATTTTTGCAGGGATTGCCAAACAAGCATTGCAAGAGGGGTGGATTGATTCTCATCCTAGGGACAAAAAGCGTGGTGGGGCTTTTAGTCACGGATGTGTGCCATCAGCCCACCCTTTTGTAATGCTCAACCACACAGATGGGCGTCGTGATGTTTTTACGATTGCACACGAGTTTGGGCACATGGTCCATCAAGAATTGAGCAAAAAGCAGGGCTATCTCAATATGGACACTCCATTGACAACAGCTGAAACTGCCTCTGTGTTTGGGGAAATGCTGTTGTTTGACACGCTCAAAAACAAAGTGGATAAAGAGGAGCTCCTAAGCCTTTATGCAGGTAAAATCGAAGATATTTTTTCGACACTATTCCGCCAAATCGTGATGACTAAGTTTGAACGCAAGATACACGCAAGTGAAGATGAATTAAAAAGCCAAGATTTTGATGCGATTTGGATAAAAGAAAATCAAAAAATGTTTGGCAAGAGTATCAAACTCACCAAAAACTATGCAAGCTGGTGGAGCTATATCCCTCACTTCATCCATTCTCCGTTCTATTGCTATGCGTATAGTTATGGGCAACTGCTCGTTCTCGCACTTTTTGGATTGTATAAAGAATCAATTGCAAACAACAAAAAAGAAGAGTTTGTGAAAACTTATATTGAGTTTTTGAGTGCTGGCGGAAGTCGATCTCCTAGAGATTTGATTGCTACATTTGGTTTTGATATTGAAGATGAGCGATTTTGGGAGATCGGTATCAAGCAGATTAAGATTCTTTTGGAAGAATTTCAAGCTTTGAAATGA
- a CDS encoding TerB family tellurite resistance protein, protein MELILMIVAIGVMYYLYNVLTEYLQNEDNDRLFRYGRGEGEMPIMEIKVRPIEQSEFEKLQSSEYGTIMAILGYVANADGEVCVLEKQMAYAVSEDMLGDTKNKTENTLAYYRQIFDESTNDADIQTLCQRFQDFTKGEYKKRLKVLEFCFAMGFADGVLNEKTQEAILDVGSFLDIANEDFNRIYQEFSQQNEVEVGEAEAKEILQLQGGEGQEEIAQRYKECVSKAKQNILDETQSSPASERLDHLRKIQKSYELLSKSHQNDN, encoded by the coding sequence ATGGAATTGATTTTGATGATTGTGGCAATTGGTGTAATGTATTACCTCTACAATGTGCTAACTGAATATTTGCAAAATGAAGACAATGATAGATTGTTTCGCTATGGAAGAGGGGAGGGGGAGATGCCAATTATGGAAATAAAAGTCAGACCGATCGAACAAAGTGAATTTGAAAAACTACAATCAAGCGAATATGGGACTATTATGGCGATTTTGGGCTATGTGGCAAATGCTGATGGCGAAGTGTGCGTGCTAGAAAAGCAAATGGCTTATGCAGTCAGCGAAGATATGCTTGGAGATACCAAAAACAAGACTGAAAACACTCTTGCTTATTATCGCCAGATTTTTGATGAAAGCACAAATGATGCAGACATCCAAACCCTATGCCAACGATTTCAAGATTTTACAAAAGGAGAATACAAGAAGCGTCTTAAGGTGCTAGAGTTTTGTTTTGCGATGGGGTTTGCAGATGGTGTGCTCAATGAGAAAACACAAGAAGCGATTTTGGATGTGGGGTCGTTTTTGGATATTGCCAACGAGGATTTCAATCGAATCTATCAAGAGTTTAGTCAGCAAAATGAAGTAGAAGTAGGGGAAGCTGAAGCCAAAGAGATTTTGCAGCTACAGGGAGGGGAGGGACAAGAAGAGATTGCCCAACGCTACAAAGAATGCGTTTCCAAAGCCAAGCAAAACATTCTTGATGAGACGCAAAGCTCCCCTGCCTCAGAGCGTCTCGATCATTTGCGTAAAATCCAAAAATCCTATGAGCTTTTGTCAAAATCCCACCAAAATGACAACTGA
- a CDS encoding MFS transporter, with the protein MTTDKILSKKDFKILALSSFGGMLEFYDFIIFIFFTRFISQLFFSSELDIFWQTFNTYAIFASGYLARPVGGIVMAHFGDKFGRKKMFMLGLFLMVIPTFVLSLIPTYQQIGIFAPLLLIGIRFMQGIAIGGEVPGAWIFVKEHAPPKQIGLYLSVLTASIVGGILLGNIIALITHYLFTQDELMAWAWRIPFFVGGIFGIIAIFLRRFLEETPIFVQMRQEGRLQKFPLQTMLYSSKKPIVFSMLISLVLTGCILIFILLMPNFIQEILNLDFISRSYWQMIGIFILMFGCVIAGKSADSWGIPKACRSFAIGLGICSVVFFVGLYGLMIPNNWIMFAYCLVCFFCGIMIFSPLIMTLLFKPQFAFSGLSFSYNIIYAIAGGITPPLVFTLHNYAIASGTLHWFGVFGLCLYILTLVSIALFVSKSFIRSDHP; encoded by the coding sequence ATGACAACTGACAAAATACTTTCCAAAAAAGATTTCAAGATCCTTGCCCTCTCCTCATTTGGGGGGATGCTTGAGTTTTATGATTTCATTATTTTTATTTTTTTTACGCGGTTCATCTCTCAACTTTTTTTTTCATCAGAGTTAGACATATTCTGGCAAACCTTTAACACCTATGCTATCTTTGCGTCGGGTTATTTGGCACGACCGGTAGGTGGCATAGTAATGGCACATTTTGGTGACAAATTTGGTCGCAAAAAAATGTTTATGCTAGGTTTGTTTCTCATGGTGATTCCGACTTTTGTGCTATCACTCATTCCCACCTATCAACAGATTGGTATTTTTGCCCCATTGTTGCTGATTGGCATACGCTTCATGCAGGGGATTGCTATTGGGGGAGAGGTGCCCGGAGCGTGGATTTTTGTCAAAGAGCACGCACCTCCCAAGCAAATCGGATTGTATTTGAGCGTCTTGACTGCTTCTATCGTTGGGGGTATTTTGCTAGGAAATATTATCGCCCTCATCACTCATTATCTATTCACTCAAGATGAATTGATGGCTTGGGCGTGGAGGATTCCGTTTTTTGTCGGTGGTATTTTTGGCATTATTGCGATCTTTTTGCGTCGCTTTTTGGAAGAAACGCCCATTTTTGTTCAAATGCGTCAAGAGGGGAGGTTGCAAAAATTTCCATTGCAGACAATGCTGTATTCTTCCAAAAAACCCATTGTGTTTTCAATGCTGATTTCTCTAGTCCTTACAGGTTGTATTTTGATATTTATTTTGTTGATGCCAAACTTCATACAAGAGATTTTGAATCTAGATTTTATTTCAAGATCTTACTGGCAAATGATAGGTATTTTTATTTTGATGTTTGGCTGCGTGATCGCTGGAAAAAGTGCTGATTCTTGGGGGATACCAAAAGCTTGTAGGTCGTTTGCGATCGGACTTGGAATCTGCTCGGTGGTGTTCTTTGTTGGACTTTATGGCTTGATGATTCCAAACAATTGGATTATGTTTGCGTATTGCTTGGTTTGCTTTTTTTGTGGGATTATGATTTTTAGCCCACTCATAATGACTCTATTGTTTAAACCCCAGTTTGCTTTCTCGGGTCTCTCTTTTTCTTACAATATCATTTATGCTATTGCGGGAGGGATCACCCCACCTTTGGTTTTTACATTGCACAACTATGCCATTGCCTCTGGGACATTGCATTGGTTTGGAGTATTTGGTTTGTGCCTATATATCCTCACACTTGTATCAATCGCTTTGTTTGTCAGCAAATCATTCATTCGCTCAGATCATCCATAA
- a CDS encoding tyrosine-type recombinase/integrase: MRYPLDHKQSFEETLLFWLIRFLRYKLTTLSNKNVTDKGRLTLLVGKLQKGVNTIQELEEICKEARNVGMIGIATYANPLLRLFPYLVNIGFGSMKEIDEECLSDFLVIEGSGLSPASKKNYRIAIIGFFGYIDKQNQEADNTSYVFDITLKNIGGIRGKSGQKLPAYMNEKELEIFLQAIDDYRQSDKVSARNCLAIKLIVYTGVRVSEALNLRLKDIFPENEVYLLQIRGKGDKMRVVMIKKKHIQNLLEQWLEQRKILGLQGEYLFCNQKGKPITQAYLYKIVDQILMYAGIHKEKMGAHMLRHSFATLLYQKKQDLVLVQEALGHADLNTSRIYTHFDQKRLLEAASIMDDLSE, from the coding sequence ATGCGTTATCCTTTGGATCATAAGCAAAGCTTTGAAGAAACCTTGTTGTTTTGGTTGATACGCTTTTTGCGTTATAAGCTCACGACACTTTCAAACAAAAATGTAACAGACAAAGGACGCCTCACTCTCCTTGTGGGCAAACTACAAAAAGGCGTGAATACGATTCAAGAATTGGAGGAGATTTGCAAAGAAGCGCGTAATGTAGGTATGATTGGCATTGCAACTTATGCCAACCCCCTACTTCGCTTGTTTCCCTATCTAGTTAATATCGGTTTTGGAAGTATGAAAGAAATCGATGAGGAATGCTTGAGCGATTTTTTGGTGATCGAGGGCAGTGGTCTTAGTCCTGCGAGTAAAAAAAATTATAGAATCGCTATCATTGGGTTTTTTGGGTATATCGATAAACAAAATCAAGAAGCCGATAACACTTCTTATGTTTTTGACATTACGCTCAAAAATATTGGTGGCATACGGGGCAAAAGTGGGCAAAAGTTACCTGCATATATGAATGAAAAAGAACTAGAGATTTTTTTGCAAGCGATCGATGATTATCGGCAGTCAGATAAAGTGAGTGCTAGGAATTGCCTTGCAATCAAGCTAATCGTATATACCGGGGTGCGTGTGAGCGAGGCTCTCAATCTGCGTCTCAAAGATATTTTCCCAGAGAATGAAGTGTATTTGTTGCAGATTCGTGGGAAAGGAGACAAAATGCGTGTGGTGATGATCAAAAAAAAGCATATCCAAAATCTTTTGGAACAATGGCTTGAGCAACGCAAGATTTTGGGGCTTCAGGGAGAATATTTGTTTTGCAATCAAAAAGGCAAACCTATCACTCAAGCCTACCTTTATAAAATAGTCGATCAGATTCTTATGTATGCAGGGATCCACAAAGAAAAAATGGGGGCGCATATGTTACGTCATAGTTTTGCCACCCTACTCTATCAAAAGAAGCAAGATCTTGTGTTGGTGCAAGAGGCTTTGGGACATGCTGATCTCAACACGAGTAGGATCTATACGCATTTTGATCAGAAGCGTTTGCTTGAAGCGGCGAGTATTATGGATGATCTGAGCGAATGA
- a CDS encoding FAD-binding and (Fe-S)-binding domain-containing protein codes for MQTHKSDFEGFIIEAKEHFKDRVYVDYLRRFAYGIDASCYTYVPKVVVRAKNESDIITLFRLSQKYNAPLTFRAAGTSLSGQACSDSVLVLANAFWQNIAVSKDGSSITCGCGVIGIEANEALKPYGKKIGPDPATINNAMIGGIFSNNSSGMCCGIKQNSYNTIKSARFILHDGSILDTSNSAKKGQDIESFLQKHKDKVDSLLALREQILQDKELCKLIRRKFAIKNTTGYSINTLLDFSDIKDIINHIFIGAEGTLGFVSQVEYESVEDYAYKACALLFYKDLSIGAKAVEILANNESLVSAAEIMDYASLRSTKDLDSAPNELEQIESGACAILVQLESSTKAELDSKVAHISKAIESVPSLFGTHFSSDAAQMESWWKIRKALLPLAAGKRPSGSIVITEDICFPISTFAQGIQSITKLFARFNFEGIIFGHALSGNVHFIITPNLNDAQESRAFGEFMEAMVDSVLSLQGSTKAEHGTGRMIAPFVEKEWGKKAYAINRKIKEIFDPHYLINPDVIISDNPQIHMHNLKQSSEVDDFINQCMECGFCEKVCPSRELTLTPRQRIAVRKEIARLQSLLHSIDSSTPIESSLAKQGAVPLANKRQLQAELQALQKGYQYFGIDTCATCSMCSLSCPLEIDSGNIASKLNPMTKSVFSRFVAKQSANHFKPTLSIAKGALNVANFGFSVLSKNTLNALSKKLTFMPYIPKSLPLANNYKLDSKDYGKSNQIAVIYFSTCINRAFSPSSSLKDTRPLQEVFESLCKKAGVSVVYPQNVSNLCCGKAYKDYPQSADKKRKEAYRALDCSVKDLQSKGVKQIHITCDHSACSYELKSNIKELDSNLQILDMPEFVESILLPRLAIVPLDENIALYAMCSTRKGKWDKSLESIAKTCTNGEVIIHTKTQCCGFAGNKGFNCNALNTSALRELSEFYANKQKAYKALAHQSTLESKRAFGGELHSKTKEQKLQLGFSSSSTCEIGLNDNTNIIWQNLIYLVDRVSNAEIKDRV; via the coding sequence ATGCAAACACACAAGTCAGATTTTGAGGGCTTTATCATTGAAGCAAAAGAACATTTTAAAGATAGAGTTTATGTGGATTATCTCCGTCGCTTTGCCTATGGGATTGACGCATCTTGCTATACGTATGTGCCAAAAGTGGTGGTTAGGGCTAAAAATGAGAGTGATATTATCACACTTTTTAGGCTTAGTCAAAAATACAATGCTCCACTTACTTTTCGTGCTGCAGGGACTAGCCTAAGTGGGCAGGCGTGTAGTGATTCTGTGCTGGTTTTAGCTAATGCGTTTTGGCAGAATATTGCAGTTTCAAAGGATGGCTCAAGCATTACTTGTGGTTGTGGAGTGATTGGTATAGAGGCAAATGAAGCACTCAAACCCTATGGCAAAAAGATAGGACCAGATCCTGCAACGATTAATAATGCAATGATTGGTGGAATCTTCTCTAATAACTCTAGTGGTATGTGCTGTGGGATAAAACAAAATAGTTACAATACTATAAAATCAGCGCGTTTTATTCTCCATGATGGCAGCATCCTTGATACAAGCAATAGTGCCAAAAAGGGGCAGGATATAGAATCTTTTTTACAAAAACATAAAGACAAAGTAGATTCACTTCTTGCATTAAGGGAGCAGATTCTACAAGACAAAGAGCTATGCAAACTGATTAGACGGAAATTTGCCATTAAAAATACCACAGGTTATAGCATCAATACCTTGTTAGATTTTAGTGATATAAAAGATATTATCAATCATATTTTCATAGGTGCGGAGGGGACTTTGGGCTTTGTTTCGCAGGTGGAATATGAATCCGTAGAAGATTATGCTTACAAGGCGTGTGCATTGCTATTTTATAAGGATTTAAGCATTGGGGCAAAGGCAGTGGAGATTCTAGCAAATAATGAAAGCCTTGTGAGTGCAGCAGAAATTATGGATTATGCTTCTTTGCGTTCAACTAAAGATTTAGATTCTGCACCTAATGAATTAGAGCAAATAGAAAGTGGGGCTTGTGCGATTTTGGTGCAGTTAGAATCTAGCACAAAAGCAGAGCTAGATTCCAAAGTTGCACATATTAGCAAGGCAATAGAATCTGTGCCAAGCCTCTTTGGGACACATTTTAGCAGTGATGCAGCACAAATGGAATCTTGGTGGAAAATCCGTAAAGCCCTTTTGCCCCTTGCTGCAGGAAAACGCCCAAGTGGAAGCATTGTTATTACTGAAGATATTTGCTTCCCTATTAGCACTTTTGCACAAGGTATACAATCCATCACCAAGCTTTTTGCGAGATTTAATTTTGAGGGCATTATTTTTGGACATGCTTTAAGTGGGAATGTGCATTTTATCATCACACCAAATCTCAATGATGCACAAGAAAGCAGAGCATTTGGGGAGTTTATGGAGGCAATGGTAGATTCTGTCCTTTCCTTGCAAGGTAGCACAAAGGCAGAGCATGGCACAGGACGCATGATAGCGCCCTTTGTGGAAAAAGAGTGGGGAAAAAAGGCATATGCTATAAATCGCAAGATAAAAGAGATTTTTGATCCGCATTATCTCATAAACCCCGATGTCATTATTAGTGATAATCCACAAATCCACATGCATAATCTCAAACAAAGCAGTGAAGTAGATGATTTTATCAATCAGTGTATGGAATGTGGATTTTGCGAAAAAGTCTGCCCAAGTAGAGAACTCACCCTCACGCCTAGACAGAGGATAGCTGTAAGAAAGGAAATTGCAAGATTGCAATCTTTGCTTCATAGCATAGATTCTAGCACTCCTATAGAATCTAGCTTGGCAAAACAAGGCGCAGTTCCTTTAGCAAATAAGAGGCAACTTCAAGCAGAATTACAAGCCTTGCAAAAAGGTTACCAATACTTTGGCATTGATACTTGTGCGACTTGTTCAATGTGCTCCCTATCTTGTCCATTAGAAATTGATAGTGGTAACATTGCTTCAAAGCTAAACCCTATGACAAAGAGCGTATTCTCACGCTTTGTAGCAAAACAGAGTGCCAATCATTTTAAACCCACACTTAGCATTGCTAAAGGGGCGTTAAATGTGGCAAACTTTGGCTTTAGTGTCTTAAGCAAAAATACGCTTAATGCCCTAAGTAAAAAACTCACTTTTATGCCCTATATCCCAAAATCACTACCTCTGGCAAATAACTATAAGCTAGATTCTAAAGACTATGGGAAATCTAACCAAATTGCTGTAATATATTTTAGCACTTGTATCAACCGAGCCTTTAGCCCCTCATCTAGTCTAAAAGATACTCGTCCTTTGCAGGAAGTCTTTGAATCCTTGTGTAAAAAAGCAGGGGTAAGTGTGGTATATCCACAAAATGTAAGCAATCTTTGCTGTGGCAAGGCATATAAAGACTATCCACAAAGTGCAGATAAAAAGCGTAAAGAAGCATATAGGGCATTAGATTGTAGTGTGAAAGATTTACAAAGCAAAGGAGTGAAACAAATCCACATCACATGCGATCATAGTGCGTGTAGCTATGAATTAAAAAGCAATATAAAAGAGCTAGATTCTAATTTGCAAATCTTAGATATGCCTGAATTTGTAGAATCTATTCTTTTACCACGCCTTGCTATTGTGCCTTTAGATGAAAATATTGCCCTTTATGCAATGTGTTCTACAAGGAAGGGCAAATGGGATAAAAGTTTAGAATCTATTGCCAAAACCTGCACCAATGGCGAAGTGATAATCCATACTAAAACGCAATGCTGTGGCTTTGCAGGGAATAAGGGCTTTAATTGCAATGCATTAAATACTTCAGCCCTACGAGAGCTAAGCGAATTTTATGCAAACAAGCAAAAAGCATATAAGGCTTTAGCACATCAATCCACTTTAGAATCCAAGAGAGCATTTGGGGGAGAATTACATAGCAAGACAAAAGAGCAGAAATTGCAACTAGGCTTTTCTAGTTCTAGCACTTGTGAGATTGGGCTAAATGATAATACAAATATTATATGGCAAAATCTCATTTATCTTGTAGATAGGGTGAGTAATGCAGAAATAAAAGATAGAGTTTAA
- a CDS encoding prephenate dehydratase domain-containing protein translates to MQWIPVDSTAKAAQLASKEKHTATICSKIAAQIYNLPIMFQNFEGHKDDANVQALFKKRGAELKWLGSYIREL, encoded by the coding sequence ATACAATGGATACCCGTTGATTCTACGGCTAAGGCTGCACAATTAGCTTCCAAAGAAAAGCATACCGCCACGATTTGCTCAAAGATTGCAGCACAAATTTACAATCTCCCCATAATGTTTCAAAATTTTGAAGGGCACAAAGATGATGCAAATGTCCAAGCATTATTCAAAAAGAGAGGTGCAGAGTTGAAATGGTTAGGAAGTTATATAAGGGAGTTATGA
- the guaA gene encoding glutamine-hydrolyzing GMP synthase — MNCVEILVLDFGSQYTQLIARRLREVGVYTEIVPYFESIETIKNKQPKGIVLSGGPASVYEEGAYRPDRAIFELGIPVLGICYGMQYIADFFGGSVVRAESQEFGKAELELIEQGGIFEGVCDRSIVWMSHADKVEKIPDGFKELAKSGNTHYCAIANPEKQIYALQFHPEVVHSECGGLILKNFALDICKCQNHWNMHNFAQTEIAKLREIVWGANKESRGAKVLCAVSGGVDSSVVATLLYRAIGENLIPVFVDHGLLRAGEREAVEAMFEEHLKVPLITIDAKEVFLNKLRGVRDPEMKRKIIGETFIEVFEAEAKKHNAQGEIKFLAQGTLYPDVIESVSIKGPSQTIKSHHNVGGLPDWMKFELIEPLRELFKDEVRALGAELGMPKEMLMRHPFPGPGLAIRIMGDVNEEDLQLLKKADAIFLEELHASGYYDKVWQAFCVLLNVRSVGVMGDNRTYDNTICVRAVEAIDGMTATFAHLPHNLLERISNRIINEVEGINRVVYDITSKPPGTIEWE, encoded by the coding sequence ATGAATTGTGTTGAAATTTTGGTGCTAGATTTTGGAAGTCAATACACGCAACTGATTGCAAGAAGATTGCGTGAAGTGGGGGTATATACAGAAATCGTTCCTTATTTTGAGAGTATTGAGACGATCAAAAACAAACAACCAAAAGGAATTGTTTTGAGCGGTGGTCCTGCAAGTGTGTATGAGGAGGGTGCCTACAGACCTGATAGGGCGATTTTTGAGCTAGGGATTCCTGTGCTTGGTATTTGTTATGGAATGCAATACATCGCAGATTTTTTTGGCGGAAGTGTTGTGCGTGCAGAGAGTCAAGAGTTTGGCAAAGCAGAACTCGAGCTGATCGAGCAAGGAGGGATTTTTGAAGGGGTTTGTGATAGAAGTATCGTATGGATGAGCCACGCTGACAAAGTTGAAAAAATCCCTGATGGATTCAAAGAGTTGGCAAAAAGCGGCAACACTCATTATTGTGCGATTGCAAACCCTGAGAAACAAATCTATGCCCTGCAGTTTCATCCAGAAGTTGTCCATAGCGAGTGTGGTGGGTTGATACTCAAAAATTTTGCACTTGATATTTGTAAATGCCAAAATCATTGGAATATGCACAATTTCGCTCAAACTGAGATAGCAAAACTGCGAGAAATTGTTTGGGGTGCAAACAAAGAGAGTAGGGGAGCCAAAGTCCTGTGTGCCGTGAGTGGAGGAGTGGATAGCTCCGTTGTGGCGACCTTGCTTTATCGTGCGATTGGGGAAAATCTCATCCCTGTGTTTGTCGATCACGGACTTTTGAGAGCAGGGGAGAGGGAGGCTGTAGAGGCGATGTTTGAAGAGCATTTGAAGGTGCCATTGATCACCATCGATGCCAAAGAGGTGTTTCTCAACAAACTTAGGGGGGTGAGAGATCCTGAAATGAAGCGTAAAATCATCGGCGAAACTTTTATTGAGGTTTTTGAAGCGGAAGCCAAAAAACACAATGCACAAGGAGAGATCAAGTTTTTGGCTCAAGGCACACTTTATCCCGATGTGATCGAATCAGTGAGTATCAAAGGTCCTAGCCAAACAATCAAGAGTCATCATAATGTGGGAGGATTGCCCGATTGGATGAAGTTTGAGCTGATTGAGCCATTGCGTGAGCTTTTTAAAGATGAGGTGAGGGCTCTGGGTGCTGAGCTTGGGATGCCCAAAGAAATGCTAATGCGTCATCCTTTCCCCGGTCCCGGACTTGCCATCCGCATAATGGGAGATGTCAATGAGGAAGATTTGCAACTTTTGAAAAAAGCTGATGCGATCTTTTTGGAGGAACTGCACGCGAGTGGATATTACGATAAGGTGTGGCAGGCGTTTTGTGTATTGCTCAATGTGCGTAGCGTGGGCGTGATGGGGGATAATAGAACTTATGACAATACGATATGTGTGCGTGCAGTAGAGGCAATCGATGGGATGACAGCGACTTTTGCACATCTGCCCCATAACCTCCTAGAACGCATTTCCAATCGTATCATCAATGAAGTAGAGGGGATCAATCGCGTAGTGTATGACATCACAAGCAAACCACCCGGCACGATTGAGTGGGAGTGA